The genomic window TGCCGCTGATCTTTCTCAGCGCCAATTGCGCGGTAAAGGCGTCAACATCACTCGGCGGAATAACATATTGTCCATTTGGTTTATTGAGATCTGATGCAATCTTTGCCAAAAATTTGTTGGGAGCAATACCAGCAGACGCCGTTAATCCTGTAGTGTCAAAAATCTCTTGTCGTATTTGCTCAGCAATCAAACTAGCACTGCCTTGACAAGCACTGGCGTTTGAAACATCTAAAAATGCTTCATCAAGTGATAATGGCTCGACTAAATCGGTATAACGACGAAAAATTGCTTTGATCTGAGCAGATACTTCACTGTAAACATCAAAACGACTTGGCATTAGTACCAACGATGGACACAATTTCAACGCCATTGCCGTAGACATCGCGCTGCGCACACCGAACTCTCGCGCTTTGTAGTTACAGGTTGAAATCACCCCCCGATGGTCGCGCAAACCTCCCACAGCCACCGCTTGATTGGCCAATGCGGGATTATCACGCATTTCGACAGCTGCGAAAAAGCAATCCATATCAACGTGAATAATTTTGCGCTGAGTCACTCTCTACTAACCTCTGTACCAAACTATCTACCAAACTCTCCACTAACAAGTGAACTGTATATAAAACCAGTTGTTAGTTTACCCAGATAATCTTTAGGTAACAATCGTAAATTTATAAAATTAAAGACTCGAAAAAGATGCATCGATGTCAATAACGGGTGATAATTAGCGTTTACGGAACAACGCCATGAATTAATGGTCGTTAACATGGTAGCAACCTTGAATTGCTGTAATGGAATTAATTTAGGTAGGTCGAGATTGAGAGTTTTTTATTGCGCTTTTTTTGTGGGATTGGGATTGCTATTCCATACAATAGCTCACGCGCAAACAGTAAAATACAACATAATCTCAAGTGACGACTCACTGCGCAGCGAAGTTAAGAAAAACGTTGCGCTTTACCTTGAAGATTTTTCATCGCCAAATCGCGACAATCTAGCCTACTGGAAAAAACAATTACACCGCCAAGTGAATCAAGCGCTGCAGGCCTTGGGTTATTACAATAGTAAAATTAATTTATCTTTCGACAAGAATAGCAATTCCCCAACCATCACCGTCGATATTGCAATGGGCTATCCAGTCGTCATTACCCATTCTAATTATCGCGTTAGTGGCAGTGGCGCAAGCTTTGAGCCCTTTGTTGCGCAGCGAAATAGCTACCCACTAGTTGTCGGCTCTAAACTCGATCACGGCAGTTATCAAACCACAAAATCTTCCATGATGGACATCGCTCGCGCTTACGGTTTTTTCGATGCCAAATGGATCAAGCACAGCGTCAAGGTTGACATAAAATCGCAAACGGCATTGATTGATTTAGTCTTTGATACTGGTGAGCGTTATCACTTTGGCGCTATAGTGATTGAAGGAAATCATGCCAGCAATGATATCGTGCGCGCGATGGCATCATTTAAACAAGGCGATGCCTATACCAGCGCAGCCATTGCCAACTATAATATTTCATTAAATCAAAGCCGTTACTTTACTAGTGTTCAGGCTATCCCTGCCCTGCCTAATGGTTTGGATAAGTCGATAGATATCAAAGTAACAGCCATGCATCGACCACGGAATATTGTCGAAGTAAGTGCGGGTGTCACTTCTGAGCTTGGTGAGCGTGGTCGATTGAAATGGGTCAAGCCTTGGATAAATCGTTACGGGCATAGCCTAGAAAGCGAAATCAAGCTCAATCAACAAGAGCAATCTGTCACTAACAACTATAAAGTGCCCCATGGTGATCCCAATTTAGACTATACCAATTACGTGCTAGGTTGGCGCCATACCAGTAATTTTAACGACACCAATAATCGCTATCGCAAATACTCGCTGCAATGGCAACGACATCAGCAAATCAATGAAGATTGGAAGCGTATCTTGCTGTTAAAATATGAGCGTGAGAAAGATAATACACAAACCCAAACACGCACCCACCTAATTCCTGGCATCAGTTACATTCGTGAGCGTCGCGAAGGCGGGATCACGCCGCACTGGGGCGATCGTCAATTTGTTTCCGTTGAAGTTTCCGATAAAGCATGGGGCTCACAATCGAGTTTTTATAAACTGTCGTTGCGTTCAAACTGGCTTAGACAATACAACGAAACCCACCAGCTCCTGCTAAAAGTCGAAGCTGGTTACATTAACGCCGATGAGATTAGTGAAGTGCCCATTTCGATGCGTTATTTCGCCGGTGGCGATAATAACCTGCGTGCGTATAAATTTAACAGTGTGTCGCCACTAGATAGTGACGATAAAGCTCGTGGTGCCCTCACTCAGCTTTTAAGTACTATAGAATACAGTTATCCCATTAAGGAAAAGTGGCGTCTGGCTGTATTTCACGATGCTGGTACCATTGGTGATAAATTCTTTGAAGAAAACTATAGCGACGCCGGCATAGGTGTTCGTTGGGAAACTCCCGTAGGATTGGTTCGTTTGGATTTTGCTAAAGGATTACAAGGCAGTGACATTAAACGATTCGACCGCCCATTCAACATTAGCT from Psychrobium sp. MM17-31 includes these protein-coding regions:
- a CDS encoding autotransporter assembly complex family protein — its product is MLFHTIAHAQTVKYNIISSDDSLRSEVKKNVALYLEDFSSPNRDNLAYWKKQLHRQVNQALQALGYYNSKINLSFDKNSNSPTITVDIAMGYPVVITHSNYRVSGSGASFEPFVAQRNSYPLVVGSKLDHGSYQTTKSSMMDIARAYGFFDAKWIKHSVKVDIKSQTALIDLVFDTGERYHFGAIVIEGNHASNDIVRAMASFKQGDAYTSAAIANYNISLNQSRYFTSVQAIPALPNGLDKSIDIKVTAMHRPRNIVEVSAGVTSELGERGRLKWVKPWINRYGHSLESEIKLNQQEQSVTNNYKVPHGDPNLDYTNYVLGWRHTSNFNDTNNRYRKYSLQWQRHQQINEDWKRILLLKYEREKDNTQTQTRTHLIPGISYIRERREGGITPHWGDRQFVSVEVSDKAWGSQSSFYKLSLRSNWLRQYNETHQLLLKVEAGYINADEISEVPISMRYFAGGDNNLRAYKFNSVSPLDSDDKARGALTQLLSTIEYSYPIKEKWRLAVFHDAGTIGDKFFEENYSDAGIGVRWETPVGLVRLDFAKGLQGSDIKRFDRPFNISFAIGLDL
- the dinB gene encoding DNA polymerase IV produces the protein MTQRKIIHVDMDCFFAAVEMRDNPALANQAVAVGGLRDHRGVISTCNYKAREFGVRSAMSTAMALKLCPSLVLMPSRFDVYSEVSAQIKAIFRRYTDLVEPLSLDEAFLDVSNASACQGSASLIAEQIRQEIFDTTGLTASAGIAPNKFLAKIASDLNKPNGQYVIPPSDVDAFTAQLALRKISGIGKVTAAKLENFGLIYGEDIRRAEPEFLQRYFGKLADVLVARCYGIDDSVVKPNRVRKSVGVERTLSHDVTTLAQCLDELARLKSMLKERYRHTEQLAIHKQGVKLKFSDFQSTTVEQAVDEFDESLYVTLLKEAFERGEGRPIRLVGINVGVRNNQNSQPDSNSDLNQLTLFSS